A part of Thermodesulforhabdaceae bacterium genomic DNA contains:
- the rimM gene encoding ribosome maturation factor RimM (Essential for efficient processing of 16S rRNA), with amino-acid sequence MDAKRWVPIGTIVRAHGVRGAVKILPYGESLAEKQRGDLLFVKTEDGNLLQLTVKGIQSVGRCWVLGFEEIRDRNRAEELVGSEVLLPEDLLPPREEGEFFYYQLIGLEVKTRQGETIGTLKAIFETPAHDVYVVQDSKAREVLIPAVEEVVLEINPEMGYMVVDLLDGLMEDDH; translated from the coding sequence ATGGACGCCAAACGATGGGTTCCTATAGGCACAATTGTTAGAGCCCACGGTGTCCGAGGTGCTGTGAAGATCCTCCCTTATGGCGAAAGCCTTGCTGAAAAACAGAGGGGGGATCTTCTATTTGTGAAAACAGAAGACGGTAATCTGTTGCAGCTTACTGTTAAAGGAATCCAATCTGTAGGGCGGTGCTGGGTGTTAGGGTTTGAGGAAATAAGGGATAGGAATCGAGCAGAAGAATTGGTTGGGAGTGAAGTTCTCCTGCCGGAAGATCTTCTTCCTCCGAGGGAAGAAGGAGAATTTTTTTATTACCAGCTCATAGGGCTCGAAGTAAAAACCCGCCAGGGCGAAACCATCGGCACCTTGAAGGCAATCTTTGAAACCCCAGCTCATGATGTTTATGTGGTGCAGGACAGCAAAGCCCGTGAAGTGCTCATTCCTGCAGTAGAAGAAGTCGTGCTCGAAATTAACCCGGAAATGGGCTACATGGTGGTTGATCTTCTCGATGGTTTAATGGAAGATGATCATTGA
- the ccsA gene encoding cytochrome c biogenesis protein CcsA has protein sequence MLGFLAFIALMFYSAGMIGYFICIYFNRPSLTNAVWWLVVLGAGFHLTGLVTSILFSSVAGTVSIHREALMAVALFIVVLFLVVSRLRPVGFMGAVIMPVVVLAQIGSSLLPFEENLAKPFLRNGIVIFHIATLFVAYAFFALSFSLSLIYLLQERKIKRKEFKVVAGFSFPSLETIDRLNHRCILIGFPFMTAGLIAGFGAAQLFWKSSWTGDPKEILSIITWCVYAVLFHQRLALGWRGKKASWVAICGFVSVLITFIGVNLYGKTHHITFFLR, from the coding sequence ATGCTAGGATTTTTAGCTTTTATTGCGTTGATGTTTTATTCTGCTGGTATGATCGGATATTTTATTTGCATTTATTTCAACCGACCATCTCTTACCAATGCTGTCTGGTGGCTCGTTGTTTTAGGAGCTGGTTTTCATCTAACCGGGCTTGTTACTTCCATCCTGTTTTCCTCTGTTGCTGGAACCGTGTCCATTCATCGAGAGGCTCTTATGGCCGTTGCCTTGTTTATTGTTGTCCTGTTCCTTGTGGTGTCTCGACTTCGCCCTGTGGGGTTTATGGGAGCGGTTATTATGCCTGTTGTGGTCCTCGCCCAAATTGGATCATCACTTCTGCCCTTTGAGGAAAACCTTGCCAAGCCATTTCTGCGTAATGGCATTGTTATTTTCCATATAGCAACCCTCTTTGTTGCCTATGCTTTCTTTGCCCTTTCTTTTTCCTTAAGCCTCATTTATCTTCTTCAGGAGAGAAAGATTAAGCGCAAGGAGTTTAAGGTGGTAGCGGGATTTTCTTTTCCATCTCTGGAAACCATTGATCGGCTTAATCACAGGTGTATTCTCATTGGATTTCCTTTTATGACAGCCGGACTCATTGCAGGCTTTGGAGCAGCCCAGCTGTTTTGGAAATCCTCCTGGACAGGAGATCCTAAAGAAATCTTATCCATAATAACCTGGTGTGTTTATGCTGTGCTTTTTCACCAGAGGCTTGCTTTGGGATGGCGAGGTAAAAAAGCGTCCTGGGTTGCTATTTGTGGTTTTGTAAGCGTGTTGATCACCTTTATTGGGGTTAACCTTTATGGGAAAACTCATCACATAACATTTTTCCTCCGCTAA
- a CDS encoding MBL fold metallo-hydrolase has translation MGIRVTKFNDNFLIAHGTVGYFNFRFNVFLYCVDGLLVDTGPRSLAKKTKPFLLAYSPEQVVITHLHEDHCGLAFWINLVYPKVPVYVHPDRVGDARREADLPLYRRIIWGKREPFRGEPYPAGSILTKRHSFEIIHVGGHSNDHIILYEPREGWLFVGDLFLTTRPIVLFHEEDANQTLMALNKMLSFDFSDLFCAHSGHHPNGRELIVRKKEYLESLQAKIKELKARGYSIEEIDKIMFPKQPFVSRISKGEWTSLNLIKTLDSGE, from the coding sequence ATGGGTATTCGGGTGACCAAATTCAATGATAATTTTCTGATTGCTCACGGAACGGTGGGCTATTTCAACTTTCGCTTTAACGTTTTTCTATACTGCGTTGATGGGCTACTTGTGGATACGGGCCCACGAAGTCTTGCTAAGAAAACCAAACCCTTTCTATTGGCATATTCTCCTGAGCAGGTTGTTATCACTCACCTTCACGAAGATCACTGCGGGTTGGCTTTTTGGATAAACCTAGTGTATCCAAAGGTTCCTGTTTATGTTCATCCTGACCGCGTAGGCGATGCTCGCCGCGAAGCTGACCTGCCCCTATACCGTCGTATAATATGGGGAAAGCGTGAACCTTTCAGGGGAGAACCCTACCCGGCGGGTTCTATCCTGACAAAGAGACACTCCTTCGAAATTATCCATGTTGGTGGACACAGTAATGATCACATTATTTTATACGAACCCCGCGAAGGGTGGCTTTTTGTAGGCGATCTTTTCCTGACAACTCGCCCTATAGTCCTGTTTCACGAGGAAGACGCTAATCAGACACTGATGGCCCTCAACAAAATGCTATCTTTTGATTTCTCTGACCTCTTCTGTGCTCATTCAGGGCATCACCCTAACGGGCGAGAACTTATTGTCAGGAAAAAGGAATATCTCGAATCCCTCCAGGCGAAGATTAAGGAACTAAAAGCTAGGGGTTATTCGATTGAAGAAATTGACAAGATAATGTTTCCAAAACAACCCTTTGTATCAAGAATTTCTAAAGGCGAGTGGACCTCTCTTAACCTTATTAAAACTCTGGACTCAGGGGAGTGA
- a CDS encoding P1 family peptidase, which produces MNSLNDTITAIPGIRVGHAHLKDGFPSGCTVILVPPEGATAGVDIRGGAPGTYGTDSLAPINLVERVHGIFFSGGSAFGLAVGDGVRRFLAEQNVGFDTGYAKVPIVAGAIIFDLGVNRSSIYPDAKLGWEACIRATNDPCKEGNVGAGLGATVGKLYGVAQGMKGGLGSFCISTDYGLLVGALVVVNAFGDIWDPWSGHFIAGCRKKQDSLELAQADRVIRMTPRLRGFPQGQNTVVGLVATNARLNKTQLTKVAQMAHDGLARTIIPAHTQYDGDTIFAISCGNLEDVETSVVGALAAEAVAHAVVRAVKKAKKLPGLPSFEDIIR; this is translated from the coding sequence ATGAATTCCCTGAATGATACCATTACGGCTATTCCTGGCATTCGAGTTGGGCATGCTCATCTTAAGGATGGTTTTCCTTCGGGATGCACGGTAATTCTTGTTCCCCCTGAAGGAGCTACAGCGGGAGTGGATATTCGTGGGGGAGCTCCAGGAACCTATGGAACTGATTCGCTCGCCCCAATTAACCTGGTTGAACGAGTTCACGGGATTTTTTTCAGCGGGGGAAGTGCCTTTGGTCTAGCCGTAGGGGATGGCGTAAGGCGATTTCTTGCCGAACAAAACGTCGGTTTTGACACTGGCTATGCTAAGGTTCCCATCGTGGCTGGAGCCATAATTTTCGATTTGGGCGTTAACAGATCGAGCATTTATCCCGATGCTAAACTGGGCTGGGAAGCTTGTATAAGAGCAACAAACGATCCCTGTAAGGAAGGAAATGTTGGTGCAGGTTTGGGAGCCACAGTGGGAAAACTCTACGGAGTTGCTCAGGGCATGAAGGGCGGACTTGGGAGCTTCTGCATAAGCACAGACTATGGGCTTTTAGTTGGAGCGCTTGTTGTAGTTAACGCTTTTGGAGATATTTGGGATCCCTGGAGTGGGCATTTTATTGCAGGTTGTAGAAAAAAGCAGGATAGCCTGGAACTAGCCCAGGCAGATCGAGTGATCCGCATGACACCTCGACTTAGAGGATTTCCTCAGGGGCAGAACACAGTGGTTGGTCTTGTAGCAACCAATGCACGCCTTAATAAAACTCAACTTACCAAGGTAGCTCAAATGGCTCACGACGGTCTCGCCAGAACCATTATTCCAGCTCATACTCAATACGACGGTGATACCATCTTTGCTATAAGCTGTGGCAACCTCGAAGACGTAGAAACTTCAGTTGTTGGAGCTCTCGCCGCAGAAGCGGTAGCTCATGCTGTAGTTCGTGCTGTTAAAAAGGCAAAGAAACTACCAGGACTTCCGTCATTTGAAGACATTATACGGTGA
- a CDS encoding putative metalloprotease CJM1_0395 family protein produces MGLLLINSISFTPDRWRSLQIKPSYYSDKKAQNGKDEEKVRPSQDTMSPGKSQNTREGSGSERLTEEERRQLEKLKEREREVVAHEQAHISAGGRYVRGGPTYQYERGPDGNLYIVGGEVSIDSSPIPDDPSATIEKMLTVIRAALAPSQPSGQDYQVAAKAQMELSKAQMELLKRRGKEAYSDTFESKGGYHQSSEATSISLTV; encoded by the coding sequence ATGGGACTATTGCTTATCAATTCAATATCTTTTACGCCGGATAGGTGGCGTTCGCTTCAAATAAAGCCTTCCTATTACTCAGATAAGAAAGCTCAAAATGGGAAGGACGAGGAGAAAGTTCGTCCTTCTCAAGATACGATGTCACCAGGCAAAAGCCAGAATACCAGGGAAGGTTCGGGATCGGAAAGACTCACCGAGGAAGAACGGCGGCAGTTAGAAAAACTTAAAGAGAGGGAACGTGAAGTTGTAGCCCATGAACAGGCTCATATTTCGGCTGGAGGCCGCTATGTAAGAGGCGGACCCACATATCAGTATGAGCGAGGACCCGACGGTAACCTTTATATAGTCGGTGGAGAGGTTTCAATCGATTCCTCGCCTATACCCGATGATCCGTCTGCAACCATAGAAAAGATGTTAACCGTTATTAGAGCAGCCCTAGCACCGTCTCAACCATCAGGACAGGATTACCAGGTTGCTGCAAAGGCTCAGATGGAACTCTCCAAAGCTCAGATGGAACTTTTGAAAAGGCGAGGAAAAGAAGCCTATTCGGACACATTTGAATCAAAGGGAGGATATCATCAATCCTCTGAAGCAACTTCTATATCTCTCACCGTATAA
- a CDS encoding cytidylate kinase-like family protein, whose product MAIITLSKEYAAESDVLAEKLSKRLGYDILDKQFIQFIAQEMRVPSSELVSYSRLRASRLLQLVDKSVLKTFHEATVSPSKRIDDSRYFSAVKTLIEKAAQQNNVIIVGWGGQCILAQNPKAIHIRVVKNIEERISILKQQFGLDDRSARELIEREEGESARYIETYFNRLWDDPHLYHLVLNLSKISFEQAVNIIESMVRDIEEQNST is encoded by the coding sequence ATGGCGATTATAACCCTAAGTAAAGAGTACGCGGCAGAAAGTGACGTGCTGGCAGAAAAGCTATCAAAGCGCCTCGGTTATGACATCTTAGATAAACAGTTCATTCAATTTATAGCTCAGGAGATGCGCGTTCCCTCTTCTGAGTTAGTTTCCTACTCCAGGCTTCGCGCATCAAGACTGCTTCAACTCGTGGACAAGTCGGTGCTGAAAACCTTCCACGAAGCCACCGTTAGCCCATCAAAAAGGATAGATGATTCTCGGTATTTCTCTGCTGTAAAAACTTTGATCGAAAAAGCAGCCCAGCAAAATAACGTTATCATCGTGGGCTGGGGAGGACAATGTATTCTGGCACAAAACCCCAAAGCCATCCATATAAGGGTTGTGAAGAACATAGAAGAGCGCATTTCTATCCTTAAACAGCAGTTTGGGCTTGATGATAGGAGCGCCAGAGAACTGATCGAACGGGAGGAAGGGGAGTCTGCAAGATATATAGAAACTTACTTTAATCGCTTATGGGATGACCCCCATCTTTATCATTTGGTTTTAAACCTGAGCAAAATCTCATTTGAACAGGCCGTAAACATTATTGAATCTATGGTGCGAGATATTGAAGAACAAAACTCTACGTAG
- a CDS encoding KH domain-containing protein codes for MLKNLVEQMAKALVDHPDRVRVSEIEGEQTSVIELKVAKEDLGKVIGRQGRTARAMRTILSAASTKLNKRAVLEIIE; via the coding sequence ATGCTAAAAAATTTGGTCGAGCAGATGGCAAAAGCTTTGGTTGATCATCCGGATAGGGTTCGAGTGTCAGAGATAGAGGGGGAGCAGACCTCGGTTATCGAATTGAAAGTTGCGAAGGAAGACCTTGGAAAGGTTATCGGCAGACAAGGGCGCACGGCACGAGCTATGCGCACGATACTGAGTGCCGCTTCCACAAAATTGAATAAAAGAGCAGTGCTCGAGATAATAGAATAA
- a CDS encoding polyprenyl synthetase family protein: protein MKSDKLIAPKEVSLIEEERKKRILETVYPDLLRIEQELKKQTFGPVPLVNTVSRYIIDSGGKRLRPLLMILSARLCGYKGDRDVRLSVAFEFLHVATLLHDDVIDGAEVRRNRPAANTLWGNQAVVLVGDFLYSKALMLAIEYDDMRIMKSLAEAANLMSEGEILQLLHLGRVDISESEYFEVISRKTAALMSSACRVGAILGGSPEDEIERMADYGYHLGIAFQLIDDLLDYTGTFKELGKPVGKDFAERKATLPLIYAFNGSSEDERAWIKELFSKNDQDPQIFHKIREWVQRRGGLEYTELSARRHVTKAIEALSAFPPGYWKNILLDIAEYTLSRRF, encoded by the coding sequence ATGAAGAGCGATAAATTGATTGCGCCTAAAGAAGTATCCTTAATAGAAGAAGAACGCAAGAAGCGAATATTGGAAACTGTCTATCCTGACCTGCTCCGCATAGAGCAGGAGTTAAAGAAGCAAACTTTCGGTCCTGTGCCCCTTGTTAATACCGTTAGCCGTTACATTATTGATAGCGGCGGGAAGCGTCTCAGACCGCTTTTGATGATTTTGAGCGCCAGATTATGTGGATACAAGGGCGACCGAGATGTTCGACTCTCTGTAGCCTTCGAATTTCTCCATGTGGCAACCCTTCTTCACGATGATGTGATTGATGGTGCCGAAGTAAGAAGAAATCGCCCGGCAGCAAACACTCTCTGGGGCAATCAGGCTGTGGTGCTGGTTGGAGATTTCCTTTACTCGAAGGCTCTCATGCTAGCAATTGAATATGATGATATGCGTATTATGAAATCCCTGGCTGAAGCCGCTAATCTAATGTCAGAAGGGGAGATTCTTCAATTACTTCATCTTGGGCGGGTAGATATAAGTGAATCGGAATATTTTGAAGTCATAAGCAGAAAAACGGCGGCGTTGATGAGTTCGGCCTGTAGAGTTGGAGCCATCCTTGGAGGGTCTCCTGAAGACGAAATCGAAAGAATGGCAGATTATGGATATCACCTGGGCATTGCTTTTCAGCTCATTGACGATCTTCTGGACTATACGGGGACATTTAAAGAACTGGGAAAGCCCGTGGGAAAAGACTTTGCCGAACGCAAAGCCACTTTGCCACTTATTTACGCTTTTAATGGATCTAGCGAAGATGAACGAGCATGGATAAAAGAGCTTTTCAGTAAGAACGACCAGGATCCGCAGATTTTTCACAAAATTCGAGAATGGGTTCAGAGGCGAGGTGGGCTTGAATATACCGAACTTTCAGCCCGTCGCCATGTCACTAAGGCTATCGAAGCTCTTTCAGCTTTTCCCCCGGGTTACTGGAAAAACATCCTTCTAGATATTGCTGAATATACACTTTCTCGCCGTTTTTGA
- the trmD gene encoding tRNA (guanosine(37)-N1)-methyltransferase TrmD, whose protein sequence is MIIDILTIFPGFFEGPFRESLLGKAIAEGIVRIRIHDIRNYTTDRHRTVDDRPFGGGAGMVMKPEPIVKALDELRSEPPSPKVILLTPKGHLFNQNLARSWSKLERLVLICGRYEGIDERVSFFVDDEVSIGDYVLSGGEVAAVVIVDAVVRLVSGVVGNKASTETESFERGLLEYPHYTRPRVFRGYEVPEVLLSGNHERIRKWRLLQSLLLTKARRPDLFQRLILSKEEKKLLETFDKAGAIP, encoded by the coding sequence ATGATCATTGATATACTCACTATTTTCCCCGGGTTTTTTGAAGGCCCCTTCAGGGAAAGCCTTCTTGGTAAAGCGATAGCCGAAGGTATCGTAAGGATCAGAATCCACGATATTCGCAATTATACCACCGATCGCCATCGCACCGTTGACGATAGACCATTCGGTGGTGGCGCCGGTATGGTAATGAAGCCAGAGCCTATAGTGAAGGCTCTAGACGAACTGAGAAGTGAACCTCCGTCACCGAAAGTGATTCTTCTAACACCCAAAGGACATCTCTTTAATCAGAACCTTGCTAGAAGCTGGAGTAAGCTGGAGCGGCTTGTGCTTATATGCGGTCGTTATGAAGGAATTGACGAGAGAGTCTCCTTTTTTGTTGACGATGAAGTTTCCATTGGGGATTACGTGTTGAGCGGAGGAGAGGTGGCGGCGGTTGTCATAGTGGACGCAGTGGTGCGACTGGTTTCCGGGGTAGTAGGTAACAAAGCATCCACAGAGACGGAGTCTTTTGAGCGGGGACTTCTTGAATACCCTCACTACACGCGCCCTCGGGTATTTAGAGGTTATGAAGTTCCGGAGGTTTTACTTTCTGGGAACCATGAACGAATCCGCAAGTGGAGACTTCTTCAGTCGCTTTTGTTAACTAAAGCCAGACGACCGGACCTGTTTCAAAGATTGATTCTTTCTAAGGAAGAAAAAAAACTACTTGAGACTTTTGATAAAGCTGGAGCGATCCCGTGA
- the hemA gene encoding glutamyl-tRNA reductase: MEERILILGINHKTAPVEVREKAASKVFFIGDRLRELATSEGVVDEFMVLSTCNRVEWLTVSRDPARTAKLIRELLGDSSNLPFPQEFLYLYEDLEAVRHLFRVASGLDSMVMGEPQILGQIKDAYRNAAQQKTVGVILNRLLHKTFSVAKRVRSETGIGCRAVSVSYAAVELAKKIFGNLQGKKILLIGAGEMAELAAEHFMRNGASHLIIANRTMERAMELAKRFRASTIPFAHIMDAFETVDVVLSSTGSPELIISRQDVKACMKKRKHRPLFFIDIAVPRDIDPGVNELDNVYLYDIDDLQGIVEWNKEERKREAVRAEYIIEEETLKFQHWLQTLDVVPTIIAMRRKAEEIRSAELRKTMAQLSHLSDKEKEAIVKMTESLVKKMLHDPIIFVKRKASRPSRQFYIDLVQQVFNLPMRNDSDSPEMELPEDENKEKSPAMSVIKNLPGRN; encoded by the coding sequence ATGGAGGAACGCATACTGATCCTGGGAATAAATCATAAAACAGCACCAGTCGAAGTAAGAGAAAAGGCTGCTTCAAAAGTGTTCTTTATTGGGGACCGCCTCAGAGAATTAGCCACTAGCGAGGGTGTGGTTGATGAATTTATGGTGCTTTCCACATGCAACAGAGTAGAATGGCTTACTGTATCCCGGGATCCTGCAAGAACAGCTAAACTTATTCGTGAACTACTGGGTGACAGTAGCAATCTTCCGTTCCCTCAAGAGTTTCTTTACCTTTATGAGGATTTAGAAGCCGTTAGACATTTATTTAGAGTTGCTTCCGGGCTGGACTCCATGGTTATGGGAGAACCCCAAATACTCGGTCAGATTAAGGATGCTTATCGGAATGCGGCACAGCAAAAAACCGTGGGGGTTATCCTCAACCGACTTCTTCATAAAACCTTTTCTGTGGCTAAGCGAGTCCGTTCAGAAACGGGCATTGGTTGTCGAGCCGTATCAGTAAGTTATGCCGCTGTTGAGCTAGCTAAAAAAATCTTCGGAAATCTTCAGGGCAAGAAGATACTTCTTATTGGTGCAGGGGAGATGGCAGAACTTGCGGCAGAACACTTTATGCGGAACGGGGCATCTCATCTCATCATTGCTAATCGCACAATGGAACGAGCTATGGAACTTGCCAAAAGATTTAGAGCTTCAACTATTCCTTTTGCCCATATTATGGACGCTTTTGAAACTGTGGATGTGGTGCTTTCATCTACAGGTTCGCCAGAGCTGATCATCAGTCGGCAGGATGTCAAAGCTTGCATGAAAAAAAGAAAACACAGACCCCTTTTCTTCATAGATATTGCTGTGCCCCGCGACATAGATCCAGGCGTTAATGAGCTTGATAATGTTTATCTTTATGACATTGATGATTTACAGGGTATTGTAGAGTGGAATAAAGAAGAGCGGAAACGTGAGGCAGTTCGAGCGGAATACATCATTGAAGAAGAAACATTAAAGTTCCAACATTGGCTCCAGACTCTTGATGTTGTTCCAACCATTATCGCAATGAGAAGGAAGGCGGAAGAAATCAGATCGGCAGAACTAAGAAAAACGATGGCACAACTTTCTCATCTTTCCGACAAGGAAAAAGAAGCCATTGTGAAAATGACAGAATCTCTAGTTAAGAAAATGCTCCACGATCCCATAATATTTGTTAAACGCAAGGCATCCAGACCATCGCGCCAGTTTTACATCGATTTGGTTCAGCAGGTGTTTAATCTCCCTATGCGAAATGATAGCGACTCCCCCGAAATGGAATTACCGGAAGATGAGAACAAAGAAAAATCACCTGCTATGTCGGTGATTAAAAACTTACCTGGAAGGAATTAA
- the tatA gene encoding twin-arginine translocase TatA/TatE family subunit: MGKIGWTELLVILIIVLILFGGRRLPEIGSGLGQAIRNFRQSFHGSSESKGDESQKEQEPKSQESK, from the coding sequence ATGGGCAAAATAGGTTGGACCGAACTGTTGGTAATTCTGATAATAGTTTTGATCTTATTTGGAGGAAGACGGCTTCCAGAAATTGGATCCGGGTTGGGACAGGCGATAAGAAACTTTCGGCAGTCCTTTCACGGCTCTTCAGAATCTAAGGGGGATGAGTCGCAAAAAGAACAGGAACCTAAAAGTCAAGAAAGTAAATAG
- the rpsP gene encoding 30S ribosomal protein S16: protein MAVRIRLARHGRKKRPFYWVVAAHSEAPRDGRFLEKLGIYDPISDPARIELNMERVEYWLRNGAQPSETARSLIGQYKLRMKTSEEAKVS from the coding sequence ATGGCAGTTAGAATTCGATTGGCGCGACACGGGAGAAAGAAAAGGCCTTTTTACTGGGTAGTGGCGGCTCACTCGGAAGCTCCGCGAGATGGGCGGTTCCTGGAAAAACTGGGAATCTATGATCCTATTTCAGATCCAGCAAGAATCGAACTTAACATGGAAAGAGTGGAGTATTGGTTGCGGAATGGAGCTCAACCGAGCGAAACCGCAAGAAGCCTTATAGGTCAGTATAAGCTCAGGATGAAAACTTCTGAGGAAGCAAAGGTTTCGTAG
- a CDS encoding bifunctional precorrin-2 dehydrogenase/sirohydrochlorin ferrochelatase, giving the protein MYPVVLRLEGIRCLVIGGGQVGERKARRLVEEKAKVCLISREISQWFSEAVKSGDVEWIAREYHPRFLQGISIVFAATSDKELNSLIVRDALNLGLWCNSATNPQEGNLTLPAIFQKGKLVISVSTGGASPALASLIRDEISDQFKNGWEEMLECLDRLRKTVQELRQQDDDRENQSLFREIAVAVFHALKNEADLNVVKNLIRDILSKNLSSEEIGGIKQVLNQC; this is encoded by the coding sequence ATGTATCCTGTGGTTTTAAGGCTGGAAGGTATAAGATGCCTTGTTATTGGAGGTGGACAAGTAGGGGAGAGGAAAGCGAGAAGACTTGTTGAAGAGAAGGCTAAAGTGTGTCTAATTTCTCGTGAAATTTCACAGTGGTTTTCAGAAGCGGTAAAATCCGGAGATGTTGAGTGGATAGCCAGAGAATACCACCCGAGATTTTTACAAGGCATTTCCATTGTTTTTGCGGCTACAAGCGATAAAGAATTGAACAGTCTTATTGTTAGAGACGCCTTAAATCTTGGCTTGTGGTGTAATAGTGCAACCAACCCGCAAGAGGGAAATCTGACTCTTCCGGCAATTTTTCAGAAAGGGAAATTGGTAATTTCGGTAAGCACAGGAGGAGCTAGCCCAGCTCTGGCAAGCCTTATTCGTGATGAAATATCAGATCAATTCAAGAATGGTTGGGAAGAGATGCTTGAATGCCTTGATAGGCTTAGAAAGACTGTTCAGGAACTCAGGCAACAGGATGACGACAGGGAAAATCAGAGTCTCTTTCGAGAAATAGCCGTGGCAGTGTTTCATGCGCTGAAAAATGAAGCTGACTTAAATGTAGTCAAAAACCTTATTAGGGATATCCTGTCGAAGAATCTTTCCAGCGAGGAAATCGGTGGGATAAAGCAGGTGTTGAACCAATGCTAG
- the ffh gene encoding signal recognition particle protein, producing MFEGLTSRFEKIFKYLKGQGKLTEANIKDALREVRLALLEADVHYKVVKDFVQRIEERAIGQEVLASLTPGQQVIKIVHEELIALLGGTPAKLELEGTPPVPIMLAGLQGSGKTTTAAKLALMLKKERRNPCLVPADVYRPAAIDQLMVLGSQIDVPVYPSRSDQKPEDIVKDALNFAKNNGCDTLLVDTAGRLHIDEALMEELRRLKQLLKPREILLVVDAMTGQDAVRVSEAFHEALSITGVVLTKLDGDARGGAALSIRAVTGCPVKFVGIGEKLDAIEIFYPDRMSSRILGMGDVLTIIERAQEAINEEEAKRLVKKLSEDSYTLEDFRDQIRQIKRLGSLERILGLLPGVGMFKDLKNSKIDLKEFIHLEAIINSMTKQERRNPDIINASRKRRIAQGSGTTVQDVNRLLKGFEEMRKMMRQMTVSAGIAPVGKTKKKKKKRTFFPF from the coding sequence ATGTTTGAAGGATTAACTAGTCGGTTTGAGAAAATTTTTAAGTATCTTAAAGGTCAGGGCAAACTAACTGAAGCCAATATAAAAGACGCTTTGAGAGAAGTCCGGCTTGCACTTCTTGAGGCTGACGTGCATTACAAGGTGGTTAAAGACTTCGTGCAGAGGATTGAAGAACGGGCTATTGGTCAGGAAGTGCTTGCTAGTTTAACTCCCGGTCAGCAGGTTATTAAAATCGTTCATGAAGAGCTTATTGCACTTCTTGGAGGAACTCCCGCTAAACTTGAACTTGAGGGAACTCCTCCCGTTCCCATCATGCTAGCAGGTCTTCAGGGTTCTGGAAAGACAACCACGGCAGCAAAGCTTGCTCTAATGCTCAAAAAAGAACGCCGTAATCCATGTCTGGTGCCTGCAGACGTTTATCGTCCGGCCGCTATAGATCAACTCATGGTGCTGGGTTCCCAGATTGATGTCCCTGTTTATCCTTCTAGATCAGATCAGAAACCGGAGGACATAGTAAAGGATGCTCTTAACTTTGCTAAAAATAACGGATGCGACACTCTACTTGTGGATACCGCCGGGCGGCTGCACATTGATGAAGCCCTGATGGAAGAACTGAGACGCCTTAAGCAGCTACTTAAGCCCAGAGAAATCCTTCTGGTGGTTGATGCTATGACCGGTCAGGATGCGGTCAGAGTCTCGGAAGCTTTTCATGAGGCTCTTTCTATCACTGGAGTTGTGCTCACAAAGCTGGATGGAGATGCTAGAGGCGGTGCGGCTCTTTCAATCCGGGCAGTAACAGGTTGCCCTGTTAAGTTCGTAGGTATTGGAGAAAAGCTTGATGCAATAGAGATTTTCTATCCTGACCGCATGAGTTCCCGCATCCTCGGCATGGGGGATGTTCTGACAATCATTGAAAGGGCTCAAGAAGCCATCAATGAAGAGGAAGCAAAACGGCTCGTTAAAAAACTTTCTGAAGATTCCTATACTCTGGAGGACTTTAGAGATCAAATCCGCCAGATCAAACGTCTGGGATCTTTAGAACGTATCCTTGGGCTTCTTCCTGGCGTTGGTATGTTTAAGGACCTTAAAAATTCAAAAATCGATTTGAAAGAGTTTATTCACCTTGAAGCGATCATAAATTCCATGACCAAACAAGAGCGCAGAAATCCTGATATTATCAATGCAAGTCGAAAAAGAAGAATTGCCCAGGGAAGCGGCACCACTGTTCAAGATGTGAATAGGTTGCTTAAAGGATTTGAAGAGATGAGAAAAATGATGCGCCAGATGACAGTGTCTGCAGGTATTGCACCAGTTGGCAAAACTAAAAAGAAAAAAAAGAAACGCACGTTTTTTCCTTTCTAA